One window of the Macaca thibetana thibetana isolate TM-01 chromosome 1, ASM2454274v1, whole genome shotgun sequence genome contains the following:
- the CTXND2 gene encoding cortexin domain containing 2: MEDSSLSNSVDVDKGFAIAFVVLLFLFLIVMIFRCAKLVKNPYKASSTTTEPSLS; the protein is encoded by the coding sequence ATGGAAGATTCAAGCCTGTCCAACAGTGTTGATGTGGACAAAGGCTTTGCCATTGCCTTTGTTGTTCTTCTGTTTCTGTTCCTAATAGTGATGATTTTTCGGTGTGCCAAGTTGGTGAAGAATCCCTACAAGGCCAGCTCCACAACCACAGAACCATCTCTGAGCTGA